A stretch of the Pedobacter sp. MC2016-14 genome encodes the following:
- a CDS encoding glycoside hydrolase family 30 beta sandwich domain-containing protein, translated as MKRILLMALLVSNAALSQAQKPTAKPFVISGKTVTVYTTAAQTQLRISETEKLNFTTFKQPLETDVCVFVDPTHTFQTFMGIGAAITDASAETFAKLPKAAQQELLTGYYDQNRGIGYTLLRTSIASSDFSSESYGYVAEGDVALKTFNVKHDEKYRIPMIKQAIAAAGGKLPLFVSPWSPPAWMKDNNNLLLGGKLKPEFRQSWANHYVKFIKTYEAMGMPIWGLTVQNEPMAKQKWESCIWTAEEERDFIKNFLGPTLANGGLGGKKLIAWDHNRDQIFQRASTILNDPAAAKYVWGIGFHWYETWTGSGMQFDNLKRVSEAFPDKSLIFTEGCEEKYDRSRLGDWSLGEKYGYSMINDFNSGTVAWTDWNILLDENGGPNHVGNFCFAPVHADLKSGKLMYTNAYYYIGQFSKFVRPGAKRISSASSRDALLTTSFLNTDGSVAVVVMNKTDQPLPYSLWIAGKAAATTSMPHSITTLLIK; from the coding sequence ATGAAAAGAATTCTTTTAATGGCTTTGTTGGTTTCAAATGCAGCACTATCGCAGGCACAGAAACCGACGGCTAAACCTTTTGTTATTTCTGGTAAAACAGTAACGGTATACACTACAGCAGCTCAAACTCAACTCCGGATCTCGGAAACTGAAAAACTCAACTTTACTACTTTTAAGCAGCCGCTGGAAACTGATGTCTGCGTATTTGTGGATCCTACGCATACCTTTCAGACCTTTATGGGCATAGGAGCGGCAATTACCGATGCATCAGCAGAGACGTTTGCGAAATTGCCTAAAGCGGCACAACAAGAATTACTTACTGGCTATTACGATCAAAATAGAGGGATCGGTTATACGCTATTGCGTACTTCCATTGCCAGCAGTGATTTTTCAAGCGAAAGTTACGGCTATGTAGCTGAAGGCGACGTGGCGCTAAAAACCTTCAATGTAAAGCACGACGAGAAATACCGTATTCCTATGATTAAGCAGGCCATTGCTGCCGCAGGTGGTAAACTGCCATTGTTTGTGAGTCCATGGAGTCCGCCGGCATGGATGAAAGACAACAATAATTTATTGCTGGGTGGTAAATTAAAGCCCGAATTTAGACAGAGCTGGGCCAATCATTATGTGAAATTTATTAAGACATATGAAGCGATGGGTATGCCTATCTGGGGTTTAACGGTTCAAAATGAGCCAATGGCCAAACAGAAATGGGAATCTTGTATCTGGACGGCGGAGGAGGAAAGGGATTTTATTAAAAACTTTTTAGGGCCAACTTTGGCTAATGGAGGCCTGGGCGGCAAGAAACTGATTGCCTGGGACCATAACCGTGACCAGATTTTTCAGCGGGCGAGTACGATTTTAAATGATCCTGCAGCAGCTAAATATGTATGGGGAATTGGTTTTCACTGGTATGAAACCTGGACTGGTAGTGGAATGCAATTTGATAACCTGAAAAGGGTATCGGAGGCTTTCCCTGATAAAAGCCTGATTTTTACCGAGGGTTGTGAGGAGAAGTACGACCGTAGCCGTTTGGGCGACTGGTCTCTGGGTGAAAAGTACGGATATTCAATGATCAATGATTTTAATAGTGGTACTGTTGCCTGGACCGACTGGAATATTTTGCTTGATGAAAACGGAGGACCTAACCATGTGGGTAATTTCTGTTTTGCTCCGGTACATGCTGACTTAAAATCGGGTAAACTGATGTATACCAATGCGTATTATTACATTGGCCAGTTTTCTAAATTTGTTCGACCGGGTGCGAAAAGAATTTCCAGTGCTTCGAGTAGAGATGCGCTGTTAACTACATCATTTTTAAATACAGACGGATCTGTTGCGGTGGTTGTGATGAATAAAACGGATCAGCCTTTGCCATACTCGCTTTGGATTGCGGGTAAGGCAGCGGCTACAACCAGTATGCCTCATTCGATTACCACCTTGCTGATAAAATAG
- the glmS gene encoding glutamine--fructose-6-phosphate transaminase (isomerizing): MCGIVGYIGYREAWPIVLKGLKRLEYRGYDSAGIALINDAGLNIYKKAGKVLELENFAEGKNISGTIGMGHTRWATHGAPSDRNSHPHTSNDGRLSIIHNGIIENYATLKEELSSRGHIFNSDTDTEVLIHLIEEIYKADNVDLLEAVRLALQEVSGAYAIVVMDEEQPDQLIAARKGSPMVIGVGEGEYFIASDATPIIEYTKNVIYLNDNEIAFVKRNELLIKRLDNVVQTPYIQELELKLEALEKGGYEHFMLKEIFEQTRSIRDCLRGRIYPNEGRVQLGGIKEYADKLKNIDRIIIVACGTSWHAGLVGEYLIEEYARIPVEVEYASEFRYRNPIITEKDVVIAISQSGETADTMAAIEMAKERGATIFGVCNVVGASIPRLTHAGVYTHAGPEIGVASTKAFTAQVTVLTLMAFYMAQQKGTLTQTKLVELLTELDNIPDKIHKALQSNDVVQEIAHKFKDSRNCLFLGRGSGFPVALEGALKLKEISYIHAEGYPAAEMKHGPIALIDEEMPVVVIATKNSSYEKVISNIQEVKARKGIVLAIVTEGDTEVRGMVDYCIEIPDSSEAFLPLLATIPLQLLSYHIALLRGCNVDQPRNLAKSVTVE, from the coding sequence ATGTGTGGAATTGTAGGTTATATTGGTTATAGGGAAGCTTGGCCAATTGTGTTAAAAGGCTTAAAAAGACTGGAATACCGTGGGTACGACAGTGCAGGTATTGCATTAATTAACGATGCTGGTTTAAATATTTACAAGAAAGCAGGTAAAGTACTTGAACTGGAGAATTTTGCTGAAGGCAAAAATATCTCCGGAACAATTGGCATGGGCCATACCCGTTGGGCTACCCACGGGGCACCATCAGACAGGAACTCTCATCCGCATACCTCTAATGACGGCCGATTATCAATTATCCACAATGGAATCATTGAAAATTATGCTACCCTAAAAGAGGAATTAAGCAGTAGGGGCCATATATTCAACAGTGATACCGATACCGAAGTATTGATACACCTGATTGAAGAAATTTATAAAGCAGATAATGTTGATTTACTGGAAGCGGTTCGCTTAGCCTTGCAGGAAGTTAGTGGTGCATATGCCATTGTTGTGATGGATGAAGAGCAGCCCGATCAACTAATTGCGGCCCGTAAAGGTAGTCCGATGGTAATTGGTGTAGGTGAGGGTGAATATTTTATCGCATCTGATGCTACACCTATTATAGAGTATACTAAAAACGTAATCTATTTGAACGACAATGAAATTGCTTTTGTTAAACGCAATGAATTGTTGATTAAACGATTGGATAATGTGGTGCAAACGCCATACATTCAGGAGCTGGAGCTTAAGCTTGAAGCACTGGAAAAAGGCGGCTACGAGCATTTTATGTTGAAGGAGATATTTGAGCAAACGCGTTCTATCAGAGATTGCTTAAGAGGTCGTATTTATCCTAATGAAGGACGGGTACAGCTCGGTGGCATCAAAGAATATGCAGATAAGCTTAAAAATATTGACCGGATTATTATTGTAGCTTGTGGTACTTCATGGCATGCCGGCCTTGTGGGTGAATATTTAATTGAAGAATATGCGCGGATTCCTGTAGAGGTAGAATATGCTTCTGAATTCAGGTATCGTAACCCCATCATTACCGAGAAGGATGTGGTTATAGCAATTTCTCAATCTGGAGAAACTGCGGATACTATGGCGGCTATTGAAATGGCGAAGGAACGTGGTGCCACGATATTTGGCGTATGTAATGTGGTAGGTGCATCTATCCCGCGCCTTACCCATGCTGGTGTTTATACCCATGCAGGCCCGGAAATTGGAGTGGCCTCTACAAAGGCATTTACTGCGCAGGTAACTGTACTTACGCTCATGGCATTTTATATGGCACAGCAGAAAGGTACGCTTACCCAGACCAAACTCGTTGAACTGCTGACTGAACTAGATAATATTCCCGATAAAATTCATAAAGCTCTGCAATCTAATGATGTGGTTCAAGAGATTGCCCATAAGTTTAAAGATTCGAGAAACTGCCTTTTCTTAGGTCGTGGTAGTGGTTTCCCGGTAGCGCTTGAGGGTGCATTGAAATTGAAAGAAATCTCTTATATCCATGCCGAAGGTTATCCTGCCGCAGAAATGAAACACGGACCTATTGCACTGATTGATGAAGAAATGCCAGTTGTAGTTATTGCAACTAAAAACTCTTCGTACGAAAAGGTCATCAGCAATATCCAGGAAGTAAAAGCAAGAAAAGGAATTGTACTTGCAATAGTTACTGAAGGTGATACGGAAGTGCGTGGCATGGTAGATTATTGCATTGAGATACCAGATTCCAGTGAAGCATTTTTACCATTATTGGCCACTATCCCTTTGCAGTTGTTGTCTTACCATATTGCCTTATTAAGAGGCTGTAACGTAGATCAGCCAAGAAACCTGGCAAAGTCTGTAACAGTGGAATAA
- a CDS encoding sialate O-acetylesterase gives MQKLKLKKLPITYKGDQATDTHPYDDALVRIKAAMKTDPISGTLWLQGESDSRQNNANVYLEKLVELIARLRKETNHPTLPFVAGELGTYRSNYKLINNELAKLPAKVPFTAL, from the coding sequence GTGCAGAAATTAAAACTGAAGAAATTACCAATAACATATAAAGGTGACCAGGCAACTGATACTCATCCGTACGACGATGCTTTGGTACGCATTAAAGCGGCTATGAAAACCGATCCTATTAGTGGCACCCTTTGGCTGCAAGGCGAATCTGACAGCAGACAAAATAATGCAAACGTGTATCTGGAAAAGCTAGTGGAGCTGATTGCACGTTTACGTAAGGAAACCAATCATCCAACATTACCTTTTGTTGCAGGAGAACTTGGCACCTACCGAAGCAATTATAAACTCATCAATAATGAATTGGCTAAGTTACCCGCAAAAGTTCCTTTTACTGCACTTTAG
- a CDS encoding ring-cleaving dioxygenase has protein sequence MENKILGLHHITAIAGNAKKNHDFYTRVLGLRLIKKTVNFDDPNTYHLYYGDEVGTPGTILTFFPWEGIAPGRRGTRQVSEIGYSVPENSLDFWLKRFEDNNIIYNKTAEKFGEQYLTFLDPDGLKFELIVGKNADNRTPWETPEITAANATRGFHNVTIAANKIQATADVLTDILGYSLQEQHVNRYRFATDTVGNGNLIDLVETPGEGVGHVAGGSVHHVAFRVKDEQTLMEYHDLIAAKGLNITQKIDRNYFYSLYFREPGGVLFEIATDNPGFSVDESVSELGTNLKLPAQYESNRAAIEINLPSLT, from the coding sequence ATGGAAAATAAAATTTTAGGCCTGCACCACATCACTGCTATTGCAGGTAACGCAAAAAAAAATCACGATTTTTATACAAGGGTTCTTGGATTGAGGTTGATCAAAAAAACGGTAAATTTTGATGACCCAAACACCTATCATTTATATTATGGTGACGAGGTGGGCACACCTGGAACCATCCTGACCTTTTTTCCATGGGAAGGCATTGCTCCGGGTAGAAGAGGAACAAGACAAGTTAGTGAGATCGGCTATTCTGTACCTGAAAACAGTTTGGATTTCTGGTTGAAAAGATTTGAAGACAACAACATCATTTACAATAAAACGGCAGAAAAATTTGGCGAACAATATTTGACCTTTCTTGATCCTGATGGATTGAAATTTGAATTGATTGTAGGTAAAAATGCTGACAACCGTACACCTTGGGAAACTCCTGAAATTACGGCTGCAAATGCAACCAGGGGATTTCACAATGTAACCATTGCAGCCAATAAAATACAGGCAACAGCAGATGTGCTGACAGATATTTTGGGATACAGCTTGCAGGAACAACATGTAAACCGTTACCGTTTTGCAACGGATACCGTAGGAAACGGCAATTTAATTGACCTTGTTGAAACGCCGGGCGAAGGTGTTGGGCATGTTGCCGGTGGTTCAGTACACCATGTGGCTTTCCGTGTTAAAGATGAACAAACACTAATGGAATACCATGATTTGATTGCGGCCAAAGGATTGAACATTACGCAGAAAATTGACCGTAATTATTTCTATTCTTTGTATTTCCGTGAACCAGGTGGTGTACTTTTTGAAATTGCAACTGACAACCCAGGCTTTTCTGTAGATGAAAGCGTATCGGAATTGGGTACAAATTTAAAATTGCCTGCTCAATATGAGAGCAATAGAGCGGCTATTGAAATCAATTTACCAAGTTTAACTTAA
- a CDS encoding alpha/beta hydrolase, with protein sequence MNTQAQNIQTAGTPAAEAKKAIVMLHGRGSTAGDILSLGKHLDLNDTALFAPQAANYSWYPNSFIAPVASNQPALDTSLTVIGNLVNEIIGQGIPANQIYFLGFSQGACLALEYVTRNAKQYGGVIAFTGGLIGQVLETINYSGDFNNTPVLITTGDPDAHVPLSRVNESVAILQGMTADVTLKVYKGRQHTIQLEEIELAKALIHKSTAA encoded by the coding sequence ATGAATACACAAGCTCAAAATATTCAGACTGCAGGTACGCCTGCAGCTGAAGCTAAAAAAGCAATCGTCATGCTTCATGGCAGGGGTTCAACAGCCGGGGACATTCTAAGCCTCGGCAAACATCTGGATCTTAATGATACCGCGCTATTTGCACCACAAGCAGCTAACTATAGCTGGTATCCCAATAGCTTTATCGCTCCTGTTGCCAGCAACCAGCCTGCTTTAGACACCTCATTAACGGTGATTGGAAATCTTGTAAACGAAATTATCGGACAGGGAATTCCTGCAAACCAGATTTATTTCCTTGGCTTTTCCCAGGGAGCTTGTCTTGCGCTGGAATATGTTACCCGCAATGCAAAGCAATATGGTGGCGTAATTGCTTTTACGGGTGGTTTAATTGGCCAGGTTTTAGAAACCATAAACTACTCCGGAGATTTCAATAACACTCCAGTGCTGATTACGACCGGAGATCCTGACGCTCATGTGCCACTAAGCCGGGTAAATGAAAGTGTAGCGATTTTACAAGGCATGACAGCAGATGTTACGTTAAAAGTATATAAAGGCAGACAACATACCATTCAATTGGAAGAAATTGAACTGGCTAAGGCGCTTATACACAAATCTACAGCTGCCTAA
- the ileS gene encoding isoleucine--tRNA ligase: MYREFKNLELAKIGDEILEFWKAENIFEKSISTREGQQPFVFFEGPPSANGLPGIHHVMARAIKDIFCRYKTLKGFQVKRKAGWDTHGLPVELGTEKELGITKEDIGKTISIEEYNNACKRTVMRYTGVWNDLTEKMGYWVDMDDPYVTYKPKYMESVWWLLKQIYDKGLLYKGYTIQPYSPKAGTGLSSHEVNQPGAYRNVTDTTIVAQFKTLPETLPAFLQGFGDIHFLAWTTTPWTLSSNTALTVGPKIEYVLVKTFNAYTFLPVNVVLAKNLVGKQFGKGFFASSKAEDFSNFKENDKQIPYQIVAEFKGADLVEIKYEQLLPYTLPYQNPENAFRVIAGDFVTTEDGTGIVHTAPTFGADDAKVAKEAKPEVPPMLVLDENGIPVPLVDLQGKFTSHMGDFAGKYVKNEYYNAGEAPEKSVDVEIAIRLKEENKAFKVEKYVHSYPHSWRTDEPLLYYPLDSWFIKVTDVKDRMFDLNETINWKPKSTGEGRFGNWLKNANDWNLSRSRYWGIPLPIWRTEDKKEEIIIGSVEELYQAIEKSIAAGFQKENPFSGFEISNMSDENYDLIDLHKNVVDELILVSPSGKPMKRESDLIDVWFDSGAMPYAQWHYPFENKDKIEENKDFPADFIAEGVDQTRGWFYTLHAIGTLVFDKVAYKNVVSNGLVLDKNGQKMSKRLGNAVDPFLTIEEYGPDATRWYMISNANPWDNLKFDSEGIAEVKRKFFGTLYNTYAFFALYANIDKFEIDEDNETPVSERSELDRWILSLLQNLINEVDESYNAYEPTKASRAVQAFVDEHLSNWYIRLSRRRFWKGEMTADKKAAYETLYTCLTSIAQLMAPIAPFFSDWLYQNLTVNKKGAEQSVHLSLWKAGDVALIDNELNERMQLAQNISSMVLSLRKKSSINVRQPLAKILVPVLDPKFSEKVELVKELILSETNIKNIEYITDTEGFIKKKIKPNFKMLGARVGKDMKLVADAITNLEPAKIAELENKGETELTVNGAAGVTTYTIQSTDLEIIAEDIPGWQVTNLGNLTVALDITITEELKQEGLSRELVNRIQNLRKELGFEVTDRITVTLQKDNLINNAVTQNKAYICAEILAEDVLMADNLDKGNKIVIDDVELQILIAQQ; the protein is encoded by the coding sequence ATGTATAGGGAATTTAAAAATTTAGAATTAGCTAAAATAGGAGACGAAATACTAGAATTTTGGAAGGCAGAAAACATCTTTGAAAAAAGCATTTCTACCCGTGAAGGTCAGCAACCATTTGTTTTTTTTGAAGGCCCGCCTTCAGCAAACGGACTCCCCGGCATTCACCACGTAATGGCACGTGCCATTAAAGATATTTTTTGTCGCTATAAAACCCTTAAAGGTTTCCAGGTAAAACGCAAAGCCGGTTGGGATACACATGGCCTGCCTGTGGAACTTGGAACAGAAAAAGAACTTGGCATCACCAAAGAAGACATTGGAAAAACCATTTCTATAGAAGAATACAACAACGCCTGTAAAAGAACCGTAATGCGCTACACCGGCGTATGGAACGACCTAACCGAAAAAATGGGTTATTGGGTAGATATGGATGATCCCTATGTTACCTACAAACCGAAATACATGGAATCGGTTTGGTGGTTGTTAAAACAGATTTACGACAAAGGCTTACTCTATAAAGGATATACTATTCAGCCCTATTCTCCAAAAGCTGGAACAGGCTTGAGTTCTCACGAAGTAAACCAGCCTGGTGCTTACCGCAATGTAACCGATACCACCATTGTTGCTCAGTTTAAAACATTGCCAGAAACACTGCCTGCATTTTTGCAAGGTTTTGGTGACATTCATTTTCTGGCATGGACCACCACCCCCTGGACACTTTCATCCAACACTGCCCTTACCGTTGGGCCGAAAATAGAATATGTACTGGTTAAAACTTTCAACGCTTATACATTTTTGCCGGTTAATGTAGTCCTCGCTAAAAACCTGGTTGGCAAGCAATTTGGCAAAGGCTTTTTTGCCAGTAGCAAGGCAGAAGATTTCAGCAATTTCAAAGAAAACGACAAACAAATCCCTTACCAGATCGTAGCAGAATTTAAAGGCGCAGACCTGGTAGAAATTAAATACGAACAACTTTTACCCTATACACTGCCTTACCAAAATCCGGAAAATGCTTTCCGTGTCATTGCGGGTGACTTTGTAACCACGGAAGATGGTACCGGAATAGTACATACCGCACCAACTTTTGGTGCTGATGATGCTAAGGTGGCTAAAGAAGCAAAACCTGAAGTTCCTCCAATGTTGGTGTTGGACGAAAACGGCATCCCTGTTCCTTTGGTAGATTTGCAAGGTAAATTCACTTCACACATGGGTGATTTTGCCGGAAAATACGTAAAAAATGAATACTACAATGCTGGCGAAGCACCTGAGAAATCAGTTGATGTAGAAATCGCCATTCGCTTAAAAGAAGAGAATAAAGCATTTAAGGTGGAGAAATATGTACACAGTTACCCACACAGCTGGAGAACTGACGAGCCTTTGTTGTACTACCCACTGGATTCATGGTTTATCAAGGTAACTGACGTTAAGGACAGGATGTTTGACCTGAACGAAACCATCAATTGGAAGCCTAAATCTACCGGTGAAGGTCGTTTTGGAAACTGGCTTAAAAATGCCAACGACTGGAACCTTTCACGTTCAAGATATTGGGGTATTCCTTTACCTATCTGGAGAACAGAAGATAAAAAAGAAGAAATCATCATTGGTTCCGTAGAAGAACTTTACCAGGCCATAGAAAAATCGATCGCAGCAGGTTTTCAGAAAGAAAATCCGTTTAGTGGATTTGAAATCAGCAACATGTCTGATGAGAATTATGACCTGATTGACTTACATAAAAACGTAGTAGACGAATTAATATTGGTTTCTCCTTCGGGAAAGCCGATGAAACGTGAGAGCGATTTAATTGACGTATGGTTTGATTCTGGTGCAATGCCTTATGCACAATGGCATTACCCTTTTGAAAACAAAGATAAAATTGAGGAGAACAAGGACTTTCCGGCAGATTTTATCGCCGAAGGAGTAGATCAGACCCGTGGATGGTTTTATACCCTGCACGCCATTGGTACGCTTGTCTTTGATAAAGTGGCTTACAAAAATGTGGTTTCTAACGGATTGGTACTGGACAAAAACGGACAAAAAATGTCTAAACGTTTGGGCAACGCGGTAGATCCGTTTTTAACCATTGAAGAATATGGACCGGATGCAACCCGCTGGTACATGATCTCAAATGCCAACCCATGGGACAACCTAAAGTTCGATTCGGAAGGAATTGCTGAAGTAAAACGCAAGTTCTTTGGCACCTTGTACAATACCTACGCATTCTTTGCTTTATATGCCAATATCGATAAATTCGAAATTGACGAAGACAATGAAACACCTGTTTCCGAAAGAAGTGAACTGGACCGCTGGATTCTTTCTTTACTGCAAAATCTGATCAATGAGGTAGACGAAAGCTACAATGCCTATGAGCCTACAAAAGCGTCGCGTGCTGTTCAGGCTTTTGTGGATGAACATTTAAGTAACTGGTACATCCGCCTATCCCGCCGCCGTTTCTGGAAAGGTGAAATGACTGCGGATAAAAAAGCAGCTTACGAAACTCTATACACCTGCTTAACCAGTATTGCCCAGTTGATGGCACCTATTGCTCCTTTCTTTTCAGATTGGCTGTACCAAAACCTCACTGTAAATAAAAAAGGTGCAGAGCAGTCCGTACACTTAAGTTTATGGAAAGCAGGCGATGTGGCACTAATTGACAACGAATTGAACGAGCGCATGCAGCTGGCACAAAATATCTCTTCAATGGTATTGTCGCTGCGCAAAAAATCAAGTATCAATGTTCGTCAGCCACTGGCCAAGATTTTAGTCCCGGTGCTGGATCCTAAATTCTCTGAGAAAGTTGAATTGGTGAAAGAACTGATCCTTTCTGAAACCAACATCAAGAATATCGAATATATAACCGATACAGAAGGTTTCATCAAGAAAAAGATCAAGCCTAATTTTAAAATGCTGGGCGCAAGGGTTGGAAAAGACATGAAGCTCGTTGCCGATGCCATCACCAATCTGGAACCTGCGAAAATAGCAGAACTGGAAAACAAGGGCGAGACAGAACTAACCGTAAACGGTGCTGCTGGTGTTACCACCTACACCATCCAAAGTACAGACCTGGAGATTATTGCCGAAGACATCCCCGGATGGCAGGTAACCAACCTGGGTAACTTAACTGTTGCTTTAGACATCACCATTACCGAAGAATTGAAACAGGAAGGATTGTCCCGAGAGTTGGTAAACCGGATTCAGAACTTAAGGAAAGAATTGGGTTTTGAGGTTACAGACCGCATCACAGTTACTTTACAAAAGGATAATTTGATTAACAATGCCGTAACACAGAATAAAGCCTACATTTGCGCAGAAATTTTGGCAGAAGACGTACTAATGGCAGATAACTTAGATAAAGGAAACAAAATAGTAATCGACGATGTTGAACTACAAATTTTGATTGCACAACAATAA
- a CDS encoding TraR/DksA C4-type zinc finger protein: protein MEKSTKTRYSDSELQEFKDLIQEKLRMAREEFLDLTNSLSSPNSNGTEDTSGTYKTLEDGSATLEKEQLNQLAARQKKFIENLEAAMVRIENKTYGVCRETGKLIPKERLRAVPHATLSMEAKLKQA from the coding sequence ATGGAAAAATCGACAAAAACAAGGTATTCTGACAGCGAGCTCCAGGAATTTAAAGACCTGATCCAGGAGAAACTTCGCATGGCGAGAGAAGAATTTTTAGACTTAACAAACTCTTTAAGCAGCCCTAATTCTAACGGTACTGAAGACACTTCAGGTACGTACAAAACATTGGAAGATGGTTCTGCAACATTAGAAAAAGAACAATTGAACCAGTTGGCCGCACGTCAGAAAAAGTTTATTGAAAACCTGGAAGCTGCAATGGTACGTATTGAAAATAAAACTTATGGTGTTTGCCGCGAAACCGGAAAACTGATTCCTAAAGAACGTTTACGCGCTGTTCCTCATGCTACTTTAAGCATGGAAGCTAAATTGAAGCAGGCATAA
- a CDS encoding lipoprotein signal peptidase: protein MKGYTKPLLVIFLVLLADQALKTWIKTNMYIGQEFKIIGNWFIIHFTENNGMAFGMEFGGEFGKLFLSLFRIIAVAGIGYGLHYLIKGKHHRGLILNVALIFSGALGNIIDSVFYGVIYKYAGLFHGRVVDMFYFPILEGIFPAWVPIWGGEDYVFFRPVFNIADAAISVGVIVILIFQKTYFKEEVKEEIGPNNEIVED, encoded by the coding sequence ATGAAGGGCTACACTAAACCCTTATTGGTCATTTTTTTAGTATTGCTGGCAGACCAGGCTTTAAAAACCTGGATCAAAACCAATATGTACATTGGTCAGGAATTTAAAATTATCGGTAACTGGTTCATTATCCATTTCACTGAAAACAATGGTATGGCTTTCGGAATGGAGTTTGGCGGTGAATTTGGAAAACTGTTTCTATCGCTCTTCAGGATTATTGCAGTTGCCGGAATTGGTTATGGATTACATTACCTGATTAAAGGAAAACACCACAGGGGCCTGATTTTAAACGTTGCCCTTATTTTTTCAGGTGCACTAGGCAACATTATAGATTCTGTGTTTTACGGTGTCATCTATAAATACGCTGGCTTGTTCCACGGACGTGTGGTAGATATGTTTTACTTTCCGATCCTGGAAGGTATTTTCCCGGCATGGGTACCCATTTGGGGAGGCGAAGATTATGTCTTCTTCAGACCGGTGTTCAACATTGCCGATGCAGCCATCTCAGTCGGTGTAATTGTGATCCTGATTTTCCAGAAAACATACTTCAAGGAAGAGGTTAAAGAAGAAATTGGACCTAATAATGAGATTGTTGAAGATTAA
- a CDS encoding SIMPL domain-containing protein gives MKKLFILAIAALLSISAQAQQVDLRKKISVSGSAETEVMPDIIYISISLKEYLKDGNSKKKVEITDLENQLFNAVQSAGIAKENLSITNLSSYTAVAEKKKNPDYLASKQYRLKVTDLNKWNAIIDAVDAKGIAYTNIESYDYSKIEGLKKELKIKALQAAKAKAAYLVEALGDKLGSAIDIQEVNNEQFPQPMYRSNVMYMSKAAESADMAPAAEIDFKKIKLNYVMNVVFEIKGI, from the coding sequence ATGAAAAAGTTATTTATTTTGGCCATTGCTGCCTTATTGAGCATAAGTGCCCAGGCCCAACAAGTTGATTTACGTAAAAAAATCAGTGTAAGCGGAAGCGCCGAAACTGAAGTGATGCCCGATATCATATACATCAGTATCTCTTTAAAAGAATACCTTAAAGACGGCAATAGTAAAAAGAAAGTTGAAATCACCGATCTGGAAAACCAGCTCTTTAATGCCGTACAATCAGCGGGCATTGCTAAAGAGAACCTTTCCATTACCAACTTATCGAGTTACACCGCTGTAGCCGAGAAAAAGAAAAACCCGGATTACCTGGCCAGCAAACAATACCGCTTAAAGGTAACGGACTTAAATAAATGGAATGCAATTATAGATGCCGTTGATGCGAAAGGTATTGCTTACACCAATATCGAAAGCTATGATTATTCTAAAATTGAAGGCTTAAAAAAAGAGCTTAAAATTAAAGCCCTGCAAGCAGCCAAAGCTAAAGCAGCTTATCTGGTAGAAGCATTGGGTGATAAATTAGGCAGTGCCATTGACATCCAGGAAGTAAACAACGAGCAGTTTCCACAGCCTATGTACCGCAGTAATGTGATGTACATGTCTAAAGCAGCAGAATCTGCTGATATGGCACCAGCGGCAGAAATTGATTTTAAAAAAATCAAACTGAATTACGTTATGAATGTAGTTTTTGAAATCAAAGGAATATAA